A single genomic interval of Lewinellaceae bacterium harbors:
- a CDS encoding T9SS type A sorting domain-containing protein encodes MLNLHGVADIYLDVEPVINKQEGQGFAPKRPSIQHVIPNPMATEGKIQVFLPQAASASLLLYNMHGKAVNTIIQAQQLPGGLHQWSIRNENRHGLRLQPGIYIVQLQVNGRPADSKRFIIV; translated from the coding sequence TTGCTGAACCTGCATGGCGTGGCGGATATCTATCTTGATGTTGAACCGGTTATCAACAAACAAGAAGGCCAGGGCTTTGCACCGAAGCGACCCTCCATACAGCATGTCATTCCAAACCCGATGGCCACCGAGGGAAAAATACAGGTTTTCCTGCCGCAAGCCGCCTCTGCCAGTTTGCTGCTCTACAACATGCATGGAAAGGCGGTGAATACCATAATCCAGGCGCAGCAGTTACCCGGCGGCCTGCATCAATGGAGCATTCGCAATGAGAACCGCCACGGTTTGAGGCTACAACCAGGCATCTATATCGTCCAGCTTCAGGTCAATGGCCGCCCTGCCGACAGCAAACGCTTTATTATAGTATAA
- a CDS encoding 1-acyl-sn-glycerol-3-phosphate acyltransferase, with the protein MLYSIVKPIARLGLKAFFRKIYLSHTERIPRNKAVILAANHPTAFLEPCILACFLDRPLYFLARGDLFKKPFYARLLRDLNILPVFRLKDGGYGKLKDNYSTFEACYDTLARRRTIMILAEGRTKQEKRLGPLQKGTARIALGTLERRAKGLDEVYIVPVGVNFTYADQPRSEVMIDFGEPILASRFLQEHEENANQGIAALTDMLREKMEKSMVVIDHAEDEELVEHLLCVFRNEQPRPLLPAVAYHRQPLELEMMAADTVNRLPEKEKKMLNQQASAYFDALQAHRIDDQALMGKAVDRTMSRLALALGFPLFLLGYLWNYPPTWLGKYISDTQVKTLEFKAPVRWAASLGTYLAYILIWALVAVFSGAWIIIPGIVAFLMMGYLALYYLEFRSRYQKNLKASQLSQETREELLAKRAELMRSFRKMAASYA; encoded by the coding sequence ATGCTCTATTCTATCGTGAAGCCAATTGCCCGGCTGGGCCTCAAGGCTTTTTTCCGCAAGATTTACCTCTCCCATACCGAACGGATTCCCCGGAATAAAGCGGTAATCCTGGCTGCCAACCACCCTACGGCGTTCCTGGAGCCCTGCATCCTGGCCTGTTTCCTCGACCGCCCCCTCTATTTTCTGGCCCGGGGCGACCTTTTCAAAAAGCCGTTTTACGCCAGGTTGCTGAGAGACCTGAACATTCTCCCGGTATTCCGCCTCAAAGATGGCGGATACGGCAAGCTGAAGGATAATTATTCCACATTCGAAGCTTGCTACGATACCCTGGCCCGGCGCCGGACGATCATGATACTGGCGGAGGGCCGGACCAAACAGGAGAAACGCCTGGGGCCTCTGCAGAAAGGGACTGCCCGCATTGCGCTGGGTACCCTGGAACGGCGGGCCAAAGGCCTGGATGAGGTCTATATCGTCCCGGTAGGGGTGAATTTCACCTACGCCGACCAGCCCCGCTCGGAAGTGATGATCGACTTCGGAGAGCCCATCCTGGCCAGCCGCTTTCTTCAGGAACATGAAGAGAACGCCAATCAGGGCATAGCTGCTCTAACCGATATGTTGCGGGAAAAAATGGAGAAAAGCATGGTCGTCATAGACCACGCTGAGGATGAAGAGTTAGTGGAGCATCTGCTTTGCGTTTTTCGGAATGAGCAACCCCGGCCGCTGTTGCCGGCCGTCGCTTACCACCGCCAGCCGCTGGAATTGGAGATGATGGCCGCAGACACGGTCAACCGCCTGCCAGAGAAAGAAAAGAAAATGCTCAACCAGCAAGCTTCCGCATATTTTGACGCCCTGCAGGCACACCGTATCGACGACCAGGCCCTGATGGGCAAAGCGGTGGACAGAACGATGAGCCGCCTGGCGCTGGCGCTGGGTTTTCCGCTCTTTCTCCTTGGATACCTTTGGAACTACCCGCCAACCTGGCTGGGAAAATACATTTCGGATACTCAGGTTAAAACGCTGGAATTTAAAGCCCCGGTTCGGTGGGCCGCCAGCCTGGGAACCTATCTGGCTTACATTTTGATTTGGGCGTTGGTTGCTGTTTTTTCCGGCGCCTGGATTATCATTCCCGGGATCGTTGCATTCCTGATGATGGGCTACCTGGCCCTGTATTATTTAGAGTTTCGGAGCCGCTACCAGAAAAACCTTAAGGCCAGCCAGCTTTCACAGGAAACAAGGGAAGAGCTACTGGCAAAAAGGGCAGAATTGATGCGATCCTTCAGAAAGATGGCGGCGAGTTATGCCTGA
- a CDS encoding PepSY-like domain-containing protein, giving the protein MIKFSFGALLLSGFLFLAACSLEENFGFNPSDGPIGANPSGIYNPCETGVNINPDELPVEIQDYLSANYPGFRYKLIQEFSESGEIRYGIVIRHEGNRIEFYFEADGTLINSGPSQSSQSVNIDSLPALVLDHIEANYPDTPIVEAEIDREFGMSFFKVELADGTALYFSEAGDFLCSSIDGDDDGNGDDNGNGDDDDDDDDDGGNGNGDDDDDDDGDDDDDSPNGSLSSIYTYIQDNYSGSSVDDIEFERLCGGPLAFEVQLEGEDVRLYFDMGGNFLFSATSIAEQDLPQAVTDAISSEYPDYQIANNGVKEFLFEDGSKQYQVKLRPSGNNDDDDIKVIFSEGGDIVCSED; this is encoded by the coding sequence ATGATAAAATTTTCTTTTGGCGCCTTACTCTTGAGTGGATTTTTATTCCTGGCCGCCTGCAGCCTGGAAGAAAATTTTGGCTTTAATCCCAGCGACGGGCCAATTGGAGCTAACCCGTCTGGTATATACAACCCTTGCGAAACTGGTGTGAATATCAATCCGGACGAACTCCCGGTCGAAATCCAGGACTATTTGTCTGCCAATTATCCTGGTTTTCGCTACAAACTCATCCAGGAGTTTTCGGAATCCGGAGAGATCCGCTATGGCATTGTGATCAGGCATGAAGGCAACCGTATTGAGTTTTACTTCGAAGCAGACGGCACCCTGATCAACTCCGGGCCCAGCCAATCCAGCCAAAGTGTCAATATTGACAGCTTGCCGGCTTTGGTTCTGGATCATATCGAAGCCAATTATCCCGATACCCCCATTGTAGAAGCCGAAATAGACAGGGAGTTTGGGATGAGCTTTTTCAAGGTTGAATTAGCGGATGGAACGGCACTCTATTTCTCAGAAGCCGGAGATTTTCTCTGCAGCAGTATCGACGGGGATGACGACGGAAATGGGGACGACAATGGCAATGGTGACGACGATGACGACGATGACGACGACGGCGGGAATGGCAATGGAGATGACGATGATGATGACGACGGGGACGATGACGACGACAGCCCCAATGGCTCCCTATCCTCCATTTACACTTATATACAGGATAATTATTCCGGCTCTTCGGTAGATGACATTGAGTTTGAACGCCTGTGCGGCGGCCCGCTTGCTTTTGAAGTGCAGTTGGAAGGCGAAGATGTCAGGCTGTATTTCGATATGGGAGGCAACTTCCTGTTTTCAGCAACAAGCATAGCCGAGCAGGATCTTCCACAGGCGGTGACAGACGCCATTTCCAGCGAATATCCAGATTATCAAATAGCCAACAACGGTGTCAAAGAGTTCCTGTTCGAAGACGGGAGCAAACAGTATCAGGTTAAATTAAGGCCTTCCGGCAATAATGATGACGATGACATCAAAGTCATTTTTTCGGAAGGAGGCGATATCGTCTGTTCTGAAGATTAG
- a CDS encoding YceI family protein has translation MKKVTAFSTLLTALALVGMSFTNPFTPEVESLSVNVEKSNIVWNGYKVTGSHTGNIQLKSGKLDFEGDKLVGGNFEIDMTSITCTDLEGEYNQKLVGHLKSDDFFSVEKNPTAKFVITQVVSRGTPGDYKIVGDLTIKGITKQIKFFTNVKEENGQKVATSEIKIDRSEFNVRFGSGSFFDNLGDKTIYDEFDLQVKLVSSNS, from the coding sequence ATGAAGAAAGTAACCGCATTTTCAACGCTGCTCACGGCTCTCGCACTGGTGGGCATGAGTTTTACCAACCCGTTTACCCCTGAGGTGGAAAGCCTTTCGGTTAATGTAGAAAAAAGCAACATTGTCTGGAACGGCTATAAAGTAACTGGCTCTCACACCGGCAACATCCAGTTGAAGTCTGGCAAACTGGATTTCGAAGGAGACAAGCTGGTAGGCGGAAATTTTGAGATTGATATGACTTCCATCACCTGTACGGACCTGGAAGGCGAGTACAACCAGAAGCTGGTTGGCCACCTGAAATCTGACGACTTTTTCAGCGTAGAAAAGAACCCTACCGCCAAGTTTGTCATCACTCAGGTAGTATCCCGCGGCACGCCTGGCGATTATAAGATTGTCGGCGACCTCACCATCAAAGGGATTACCAAACAGATCAAGTTTTTCACCAATGTGAAAGAAGAGAATGGCCAGAAAGTAGCAACTTCCGAGATCAAAATCGACCGTTCCGAGTTCAATGTCCGTTTCGGATCAGGCAGCTTCTTCGACAACCTGGGCGACAAGACCATCTACGATGAGTTTGACCTTCAGGTGAAGCTGGTTTCTTCCAATTCATAG
- a CDS encoding transposase, whose amino-acid sequence MDKRDDNLSITMQDALMSGYAVFSLKDPSLLQFNNKRTARKENLRTVYKVKKAPSDSGMRDILDEVEPKELKGVYPGLAKKMRRAGLLRAYQYLNGHIAVSIDGVHHYSSEKIKCCQCLECTKSNGKKEYRHSLLSAVIIHPEKRTVLPLANEPIVKQDGNTKNDCEANAAKRLLPQVRRLLAEEKVVVVEDALSANGPHIRELQNASFGFVISVKPDGNKYLFGLFERLDGLGKINECELEEDRHIHYFRYINGLPLNSENRDIKVNFLDYRQVDKRGKEKDKHFTWITDFHLSKHTVYKVMRTGRGRWKIENETFNTLKNQGYNFEHNYGHGEKNLCTVLALLMMLAFLVDQLQQGWNELFQAAWHKMQTKIALWEEMRHKFNEYEVASMEMIYKLIIGRLRVRYQIIEDSG is encoded by the coding sequence ATGGATAAACGGGATGATAACCTGAGCATAACGATGCAAGACGCCCTAATGAGCGGGTATGCGGTTTTCTCGTTGAAAGACCCGTCGTTGCTTCAGTTCAACAATAAGCGCACGGCCCGAAAAGAGAACCTTAGGACAGTATACAAGGTAAAAAAGGCGCCATCGGACAGCGGGATGCGAGACATATTAGACGAAGTGGAGCCGAAAGAGCTGAAAGGGGTATACCCAGGCCTGGCCAAGAAGATGCGCAGGGCAGGGCTGTTGAGAGCCTACCAATATTTAAATGGCCATATAGCTGTCAGCATAGACGGGGTGCACCATTATAGTTCGGAAAAGATAAAATGTTGCCAGTGCTTGGAATGCACCAAGAGCAATGGCAAAAAAGAATACCGGCATAGCTTGTTGAGCGCTGTAATCATACACCCGGAGAAAAGAACCGTGCTACCCCTTGCCAACGAGCCCATCGTAAAGCAAGACGGCAATACTAAAAACGATTGCGAAGCCAATGCGGCCAAGCGTTTACTGCCACAAGTAAGGCGGTTGCTGGCGGAGGAGAAAGTAGTGGTTGTGGAGGATGCTTTGAGCGCGAACGGGCCCCATATCCGAGAATTGCAAAATGCAAGTTTCGGCTTTGTAATAAGCGTCAAGCCGGATGGGAACAAATATTTATTTGGGTTGTTTGAGCGCCTTGACGGGCTGGGGAAAATCAATGAATGCGAGTTGGAAGAAGATAGGCATATCCACTACTTCCGCTACATTAATGGCTTGCCGCTCAATTCAGAGAACCGGGACATAAAAGTCAATTTCCTAGACTACCGCCAGGTAGATAAAAGGGGTAAAGAAAAAGACAAGCACTTCACTTGGATTACGGATTTTCATTTGAGCAAACATACCGTATATAAAGTGATGCGTACCGGGCGGGGGCGGTGGAAGATTGAGAATGAAACCTTCAATACGCTGAAAAACCAAGGTTATAACTTCGAGCACAACTACGGCCACGGGGAGAAAAACCTGTGTACAGTATTGGCACTGTTGATGATGCTAGCCTTCCTGGTGGATCAGCTGCAACAAGGATGGAATGAACTCTTCCAGGCAGCCTGGCATAAAATGCAAACCAAGATAGCCCTTTGGGAAGAAATGCGGCATAAGTTCAATGAATATGAGGTAGCATCTATGGAGATGATCTACAAACTGATCATCGGCCGGCTCAGAGTGCGCTATCAAATCATAGAAGATAGCGGATAG
- the proC gene encoding pyrroline-5-carboxylate reductase → MKILIIGGGNMGLTYAQSFLRSHITNKEDMMILEKSAQKAGELARKDIGTVYSRAEDCLEQADLVILAVKPQDSPALFQSLSGLIDPQQVFLSIMAGVKIGSICEALGVRKVIRAMPNLPAQIGMGMTAFTSSDDVTRIELVMVQNLLNTTGKTVYVEKEEAIDAATAISGSGPAYVWFFMKSLMDAAREMGFSYSESELLVSQTFRGAIELFNKTDFTCEEWIEKVCSKGGTTEAALATYNQNLVRDDIITGANAALQRAIELGKEK, encoded by the coding sequence ATGAAAATCCTGATTATCGGGGGCGGAAATATGGGATTGACCTATGCCCAGAGTTTCCTGCGTTCCCACATTACAAATAAGGAAGACATGATGATCCTTGAAAAGTCGGCCCAGAAAGCCGGGGAGTTGGCTAGAAAGGACATCGGCACGGTGTACAGCCGGGCAGAAGATTGCCTGGAACAGGCTGACCTGGTTATTTTGGCAGTCAAGCCGCAGGATTCTCCGGCACTGTTTCAAAGCTTGAGCGGATTGATCGACCCTCAGCAGGTTTTTCTTTCGATCATGGCGGGCGTTAAGATTGGTTCTATTTGCGAGGCCCTGGGCGTACGAAAAGTCATTCGCGCCATGCCCAACCTGCCGGCCCAGATCGGTATGGGCATGACGGCGTTCACTTCCTCCGACGACGTTACCCGCATCGAGCTGGTAATGGTCCAGAACCTGCTCAACACCACCGGCAAGACGGTCTATGTGGAAAAAGAAGAGGCCATCGACGCTGCTACCGCAATTAGTGGCAGCGGGCCGGCTTATGTGTGGTTTTTCATGAAATCGCTGATGGACGCTGCCCGGGAAATGGGGTTCAGCTATTCCGAATCCGAACTGCTGGTCAGCCAGACCTTCCGGGGAGCCATCGAGCTGTTCAACAAAACGGATTTCACCTGCGAAGAGTGGATCGAGAAGGTCTGCTCCAAAGGCGGAACCACCGAGGCCGCCCTGGCTACTTATAACCAAAACCTGGTCCGGGATGATATCATCACCGGGGCGAATGCAGCACTGCAACGAGCTATCGAATTGGGGAAAGAAAAATAA
- a CDS encoding sigma-70 family RNA polymerase sigma factor — translation MSAPKRSVSAAEMQEEWLEVQAAQGDPALFRPLYERYYEAIFLFVFRRTTDEALTADLCSQVFLKALQRIRDYEFKGVPFSAWLYRIASNEVAQHYRKAKKNRIVSAEETNISHLFEEMEEHHDEGHRQLLLETLDGLKEDDLQLIELRFFEERPYKEIAEILGITENNAKVKTFRILNRMKKKMS, via the coding sequence ATGAGCGCGCCCAAAAGGTCTGTTTCTGCGGCAGAAATGCAGGAAGAGTGGCTAGAAGTGCAAGCTGCTCAGGGTGACCCCGCTTTGTTCCGGCCGCTCTACGAACGATACTACGAAGCTATTTTCCTCTTTGTTTTCCGCCGGACTACCGATGAAGCGCTCACCGCCGACCTCTGTTCCCAGGTTTTCCTAAAGGCATTGCAACGAATAAGAGACTATGAATTCAAGGGAGTGCCCTTCTCCGCCTGGCTTTACCGCATTGCCAGCAATGAAGTGGCCCAACATTACCGAAAGGCAAAGAAGAACAGGATTGTAAGTGCAGAAGAAACCAATATCTCCCACCTGTTCGAAGAGATGGAAGAACATCACGATGAAGGCCACCGGCAACTGCTACTCGAAACCCTCGACGGCTTAAAGGAGGATGACCTGCAATTGATCGAACTTCGCTTTTTCGAAGAACGCCCTTACAAGGAAATTGCAGAAATACTCGGAATTACTGAAAACAACGCCAAAGTAAAAACCTTCCGGATACTGAACAGAATGAAAAAAAAGATGAGTTGA
- a CDS encoding MarR family transcriptional regulator, translating to MKIEEEIKQKKFKSVYHKAHINVLFTASWLSQNSARLLKPYKISWQQFNILRILRGMHPELATVKLLTERMIDKMSNASRLVEKLKQKGFVERRVCPSDRRRVDIEITEKGLEILDKISRTMEEGLNEKMSSLSAEEADQLNCLLDKLRD from the coding sequence ATGAAAATTGAAGAAGAAATAAAGCAGAAGAAGTTCAAGAGCGTGTACCACAAAGCGCATATCAATGTGCTATTTACCGCTTCCTGGCTGAGCCAGAATTCAGCCCGGCTCCTGAAGCCGTATAAGATATCCTGGCAACAGTTCAACATCCTCCGCATTCTGCGGGGCATGCATCCCGAGCTGGCAACCGTTAAGCTGCTTACCGAGCGCATGATCGACAAGATGTCCAACGCTTCGCGCCTGGTGGAAAAGCTAAAGCAAAAGGGATTTGTAGAGAGGCGGGTATGCCCTTCGGACCGGCGAAGAGTAGATATCGAGATTACAGAAAAAGGCCTGGAAATCCTGGATAAAATCTCTCGCACCATGGAGGAGGGGCTCAACGAAAAGATGAGTAGCCTGAGCGCGGAAGAGGCGGATCAGCTGAATTGCCTTCTGGATAAGCTGAGAGACTAA
- the rmuC gene encoding DNA recombination protein RmuC: MPEHLILPLLTLLIGLLLGGLLGWLLARLRQQTSLIPKADVEQKYVSTALYQQLQEQNDLHLGDLHEKEEELRILSGRLAGQEQVILNLESRLDTQKEELAKMQEQARIEFENLANRLLEEKSQKFTLQNQEQLQHILAPLRDKIKAFEDGVERRFLEETKDRVSLKKEIEHLRGLNQQLSADANNLASALKGDNKTQGDWGEMQLELILEKAGLQKGIHYQAQPSFSDNGKQKRPDFVINLPEGKHLVLDSKVSLTAYERFCQAEEKKARQLHIKAHIDSIRQHVKSLSSKNYQQLYQIHSPDYLLLFIPIEPAFALAVQQDERLFVDALDQNIVIVSTSTLLATMRTVSYIWKQEKQKRSVLEIARQSGMLYDKFVNFVEDLKGIGQRLEQAQGAYHDAMNKLVDSKKYGDTLVGRAERIRELGARTSKKLPKGMVETARERKEEEE; this comes from the coding sequence ATGCCGGAACACCTCATCCTGCCTTTACTTACCCTGCTTATCGGCCTGCTCCTGGGCGGCCTGCTGGGGTGGCTGCTGGCCAGGCTCCGACAGCAAACCAGCCTCATTCCCAAAGCGGATGTCGAACAAAAATATGTTTCCACGGCCCTCTACCAACAATTGCAGGAACAAAATGACCTGCACCTCGGCGACCTGCACGAAAAGGAAGAAGAACTCCGCATCCTGAGCGGCCGGCTCGCCGGCCAGGAGCAGGTTATACTCAACCTGGAAAGCCGGCTCGATACCCAAAAGGAAGAGTTGGCAAAGATGCAGGAACAAGCCAGGATAGAATTCGAGAACCTGGCCAACCGGCTGCTGGAGGAGAAAAGCCAAAAGTTTACCCTCCAGAACCAGGAACAGCTACAGCATATCCTGGCGCCGCTGCGCGATAAGATCAAGGCCTTTGAAGACGGCGTAGAGCGGCGTTTCCTGGAAGAGACCAAAGACCGGGTCAGCCTCAAAAAAGAGATCGAACACCTCCGGGGGTTGAACCAGCAGCTGAGCGCGGACGCCAACAACCTGGCCAGCGCCCTGAAAGGGGACAACAAAACCCAGGGCGACTGGGGAGAGATGCAACTGGAGTTGATCCTGGAAAAAGCCGGGTTGCAAAAGGGCATTCACTACCAGGCCCAGCCCAGCTTTTCCGACAACGGAAAACAAAAACGCCCCGATTTCGTCATCAACCTGCCGGAAGGCAAACACCTGGTGCTCGATTCCAAAGTGTCCCTCACTGCATACGAACGCTTCTGCCAGGCAGAGGAAAAGAAAGCGCGCCAGCTGCACATCAAAGCCCATATCGACAGCATCCGTCAACACGTGAAGAGCCTGAGCAGCAAGAACTACCAGCAACTCTATCAAATCCATTCTCCGGATTACCTGCTGCTTTTCATCCCCATCGAGCCGGCGTTCGCCCTGGCAGTACAGCAGGACGAGCGCCTCTTCGTCGACGCCCTCGACCAGAATATCGTCATCGTTTCTACCTCTACCCTACTAGCTACCATGCGCACGGTTTCCTACATCTGGAAACAGGAAAAGCAAAAGCGAAGCGTACTGGAAATCGCCCGCCAGAGCGGTATGCTCTACGACAAGTTCGTCAATTTTGTAGAAGACCTCAAAGGCATCGGCCAGCGCCTGGAGCAGGCACAGGGGGCCTACCACGATGCCATGAACAAGCTGGTGGATTCCAAAAAGTACGGCGACACCCTGGTGGGGCGGGCCGAACGCATACGGGAGTTGGGCGCCCGGACGTCGAAGAAGTTGCCCAAAGGCATGGTGGAAACGGCACGCGAGCGCAAAGAGGAGGAGGAATGA
- a CDS encoding tetratricopeptide repeat protein, with the protein MDKAQLISEVKQLLGNAEMDKAFNRLAEFLVSDPKYRELHNLALQARARFQRAQRDEIQGLASSEQTKLSYNQATRQALQVVEWLEEGNLKPESGFAAPRSRRWPIWAGALALLLALAGGGYWWHQSRLPEPEEPQSAACPVAFNASSLFNILLVPFQALKGEKQLTHITIAERLENFAKAYNIQCDFETFPNEASNRFLSTDDAANIADGCKAQLIIWGTTESISNNNTIVNTRYKFVNRGDQLPLSKLKLTENTKLDTVTSISSIATSGVLTEKIEESIKLLFGLIAHETGNWPAAIDMLEEYQTQDSAASLVKGMVLAQDYLASNQDDKAWESYNQVLEQHPDYALARNNRGVLNYQKGNYAEAAEDLSVALEKDSANAEVLEIRGSAYFKSDQLENAREDLQKAKTLRKAPDRELNQKIEEVDQKIEEEKKAKASAEAELRVNPNNLAAWNQKAISSQKLGDYSEAVKASEAILQRDRDNEAAFVKIIQAYRSAGEVEKVKETIQRAEAAGVSRERLDELAPFDLSRLPVRTKTFPLKRN; encoded by the coding sequence ATGGACAAAGCCCAACTCATATCGGAGGTCAAACAATTATTGGGCAATGCCGAAATGGATAAGGCGTTCAACCGGTTGGCCGAATTTCTGGTGAGCGATCCGAAATACAGGGAATTGCACAACCTTGCCCTGCAAGCGCGCGCCCGGTTCCAAAGAGCGCAACGGGACGAGATACAGGGCCTGGCTTCCAGCGAGCAAACCAAGCTGAGCTACAACCAGGCGACCCGCCAGGCACTGCAGGTTGTCGAATGGCTGGAGGAAGGCAACTTAAAGCCGGAATCCGGGTTTGCTGCGCCCCGCTCCCGCCGCTGGCCTATCTGGGCTGGCGCCCTGGCCCTCCTGCTGGCGCTGGCAGGCGGAGGGTACTGGTGGCACCAGTCCCGGCTACCCGAACCGGAAGAGCCACAATCAGCGGCATGCCCCGTTGCGTTCAATGCGTCTTCTCTTTTCAACATCTTGCTCGTGCCTTTTCAGGCGCTTAAAGGAGAAAAGCAACTCACTCACATCACCATTGCCGAGCGGCTGGAAAATTTTGCGAAAGCCTACAACATCCAGTGCGATTTTGAAACTTTCCCCAACGAAGCCTCCAACCGTTTCCTGTCGACGGACGACGCGGCCAATATCGCCGATGGATGCAAGGCTCAACTCATCATCTGGGGCACGACGGAAAGCATTTCCAACAACAATACCATAGTCAATACCCGCTATAAGTTTGTCAACCGGGGAGACCAGTTGCCGCTGTCCAAATTAAAGCTGACAGAAAACACCAAGTTGGATACCGTGACCTCTATCTCCAGCATCGCCACCTCCGGCGTGCTTACCGAAAAGATCGAAGAGAGCATCAAGCTGCTGTTCGGCCTCATCGCCCACGAGACGGGCAACTGGCCGGCGGCTATTGATATGCTGGAAGAATACCAAACTCAGGATTCCGCCGCCTCTCTGGTCAAAGGCATGGTTTTGGCACAGGACTACCTGGCAAGCAACCAGGATGACAAAGCCTGGGAATCCTACAACCAGGTCCTGGAGCAACACCCGGACTATGCCCTCGCCCGCAACAACCGGGGCGTGCTCAACTACCAGAAAGGCAATTATGCCGAAGCAGCCGAAGACCTGTCGGTGGCCCTGGAAAAAGACTCTGCCAATGCGGAGGTCCTGGAGATTCGGGGCTCGGCTTACTTCAAATCCGACCAACTGGAAAACGCCCGCGAAGACCTGCAAAAAGCAAAAACCCTGAGAAAGGCGCCAGACCGGGAGCTCAACCAGAAGATCGAAGAGGTAGACCAAAAGATCGAAGAAGAAAAAAAAGCCAAGGCTTCCGCCGAAGCGGAACTGCGCGTTAACCCCAACAACCTGGCCGCCTGGAACCAGAAGGCCATTTCCAGCCAAAAGCTAGGCGACTACAGCGAAGCCGTCAAGGCCAGCGAAGCGATATTGCAACGGGACCGCGACAACGAGGCCGCTTTCGTAAAGATCATCCAGGCCTATCGCAGCGCCGGCGAAGTGGAGAAGGTGAAAGAGACCATCCAGCGGGCCGAAGCTGCCGGCGTATCCCGGGAGCGCCTTGACGAATTGGCGCCGTTCGACCTCAGCCGCCTTCCGGTGCGTACGAAAACTTTTCCTCTGAAAAGGAACTAA